The genomic DNA CAACCCGGCCAGAGCCGAAGCGAACGCCGTCGGAGTGGCTCACCTCGAGCGCGTGCCGCTGATCACCGGCGTGTTCCGCACCCGGGGGGCGACGGCTCTCGTCTTCCGTGGTGATGACGGGCTCGACGAGCTCACCACTACGGGTCACAGCAGGATCTGGGAGGTGACCCGTGGAGACATCCACGAGCACGATCTGGACCCGCGCGACCTGGGCATCCCTCTCGCCGAGCTGTCCGATCTCATCGGGGGGTCCCCGCAGCACAACGCCGAGGTGCTGCGCCACACGCTGACCGGGGCGCCGGGGCCGGTGCGCGACATCGTGCTCCTGAACGCGGCTGCCGGCATCGTCGCATTCGAGCTGTCGCAGGATGCCACGCAGGTGCAGCGGCCGATCCTGGAGCGGTTGCGCGAGGGGTACGAGCGCGCATCGGAGGCCGTTGACGATGGTCGCGCCGCCGCCAAGCTCGATGAATGGGTCGCGGTCAGCCGAGAGCTCGCCTCCGCCTAGGCGCATGATGGATCCCGTCGCCGCACTCCTGGAGATCGCCACTCTGCTGGAGCGCGAACGGGCGTCGCGCTATCGGGCCAAGGCGTTCCGCCAGGCTGCAGCCACGCTGCAGGGGCTGACCGAAGAGGTGCGCAACGATCCGGCTCGGCTACGGGCGAGCAAGGGGATCGGGGAGTCCACATTCGCGGTCATCCGGCAGGCGCAGGCCGGCGAAGTGCCTGACTATCTGGTCGAACTGCGCGGCGAGGTGGAACCGGAGCGCATCTCGGCACTGCGATCTTCGCTGCGCGGCGACCTGCACGCGCATACGGATTGGTCGGATGGAACGACCTCGATCGCCGTGATGGCCGAGGCGGCGCGCGCCCTCGGTCACGAGTACCAGGCGATCACCGACCACTCACCGCGGCTTCGTGTCGCGCGCGGGCTCTCCGCTGAGCGGCTCCGCGAGCAGATACCGCTCGTGCGGGCACAGTCCGGCGAGGGATTCCGGGTTCTCGCCGGCATCGAGGTCGACATCCTCGAGGACGGGATGCTGGATCAGGAGGACACGCTGCTCGGCGAGCTCAACATCGTCGTGGCATCCGTCCATTCCAAGTTGCGCATGGATGCGAAAGCGATGACGGCGCGAATGATCGCGGCGGTGTCGCATCCGAGGGTGAACGTCCTCGGCCATTGCACTGGCCGTCTCGTTCAGGGGGAGCGCGGCACGCGCCCGCAATCGCAGTTCGACGCGACGGCGGTCTTCGCGGCCTGCGCTGAGAACGGTGTGGCCGTGGAGATCAACTCACGCCCGGAGCGGCAGGACCCACCGGATGACCTGATCGCTCTGGCGATGAATGCCGGATGCCTGTTCTCGATCGATTCCGATGCGCACGCCCCTGGGCAGCTGTCGCTGCTCGATCATGGTGCCGAACGCGCGGAGCGCGCCGGGATCCCGGCTGCGCGCATCGTGACGACGTGGGGGCTGGAGAGACTGCTCGCCTGGGCGGAGTGAGAGCAGGTCAGACGGTCGATACCGCGGCGACGGCGCGCGTCATGGAGGTGCCGAGGTTCCACTGCTCGGCCAGCGCCGTGGCAGCATCCGCCTCAGCAGGGTCGAGCGTGCGGAGCGCGATGCCGGGGACCGCGATGTCGAGGTTCCTCGCGACTTCCACAACGGTCGGGGCGACGTCGAGGTAGTCGGAGGCTGCGAGGATCTTCGCGCTGACGCCGGCGCTCATGCCTTCGCCGGCGGCTGCGGCGGTGCGGATGCCGGAGAGGTCGCCGTGCGTCTGGAGGAGTGTGGCCGCGGTCTTCTCGCCCACGCCGGCCACTCCGGGAAGGCCGTCGGAGGCATCGCCGCGCATCGTGGCGAAGTCGGCGTACTGCGAGGGGAGTACCCCGTACTTGGCGACCACGGTCGCGTCGGTGACGATCTCGAGGTTGCTCATGCCACGGGCCGTATAGATGACCCGGATTTCGCGGGCATCGTCGACGAGCTGGAACAGATCGCGGTCTCCGGTGACGATGTCGACGGGGATCGTCGCGCGGGTCGCGAGGGTGCCGATCACGTCGTCGGCCTCGTGCTCCGTGACTCCGATGATCGGAATGCCGAGCGCCGTCAACGTCTGACGGATCAGCGGGATCTGCGCTTCGAGCGGATCTGGCACCTCTTCGACGTCAGGAGCGTCGGCGACGACCTCGACGACGCGGTGCGTCTTGTAGCTCGGGATGAGGTCCACTCGCCACTGCGGTCGCCAGTCGTCATCCCAGCAGGCGACGACGTGCGTCGGCTCATAGAGAGTGACGAGCTTGGCGA from Microbacterium sp. LWO13-1.2 includes the following:
- a CDS encoding 5'-3' exonuclease, with the translated sequence MTDRPEKLLLLDTASLYFRAFYGVPDKVKAPDGSPVNAVRGLLDIVAKLVTLYEPTHVVACWDDDWRPQWRVDLIPSYKTHRVVEVVADAPDVEEVPDPLEAQIPLIRQTLTALGIPIIGVTEHEADDVIGTLATRATIPVDIVTGDRDLFQLVDDAREIRVIYTARGMSNLEIVTDATVVAKYGVLPSQYADFATMRGDASDGLPGVAGVGEKTAATLLQTHGDLSGIRTAAAAGEGMSAGVSAKILAASDYLDVAPTVVEVARNLDIAVPGIALRTLDPAEADAATALAEQWNLGTSMTRAVAAVSTV
- a CDS encoding PHP domain-containing protein, whose amino-acid sequence is MDPVAALLEIATLLERERASRYRAKAFRQAAATLQGLTEEVRNDPARLRASKGIGESTFAVIRQAQAGEVPDYLVELRGEVEPERISALRSSLRGDLHAHTDWSDGTTSIAVMAEAARALGHEYQAITDHSPRLRVARGLSAERLREQIPLVRAQSGEGFRVLAGIEVDILEDGMLDQEDTLLGELNIVVASVHSKLRMDAKAMTARMIAAVSHPRVNVLGHCTGRLVQGERGTRPQSQFDATAVFAACAENGVAVEINSRPERQDPPDDLIALAMNAGCLFSIDSDAHAPGQLSLLDHGAERAERAGIPAARIVTTWGLERLLAWAE